In Elaeis guineensis isolate ETL-2024a chromosome 1, EG11, whole genome shotgun sequence, a genomic segment contains:
- the LOC105039823 gene encoding pentatricopeptide repeat-containing protein At3g42630, with amino-acid sequence MVAMATVVASPSCSSPSFSFTHSISSSRRSTFACCHRLPRSRKQCLRSGASSRGNGDEPEGVFHKRYPERGNDERAYLLPDGGGGKVVFESAGVQKKDKGLVYNLKEHQMVQNWRWNKKRIDDEGVAALIQALGQEKMPEVAPKLLIDLKSKGFVPGRATLSSLVLCYAKNGLFRQAKAMWSEIINSSFVPSIEVVSGLMDAYAMMGHFDEISTIVHETASRQDFDFSNEVYSLAVSCFGKSGQLELMEAMVKEMVLRGFKVDSMTGNAFVKYYSLFGSIEEMEAAYGRMKKSRILIEKEAIRAMASAYISERRFYKLGEFLRGVGLGRRNVGNLLWNLLLLSYAANFKMKSLQREFISMVGAGFSPDLTTFNIRALAYSRMCMFWDLHLSIEHMKHEGVIPDLVTYGCLVDAYLERRLGRNLSFALDKMNAESAPVMLTDPLVFEALGKGDFHSSSEALLESTRQRGWTYSNLVSIYLRKQYRSNQIFWNY; translated from the exons atGGTGGCTATGGCCACAGTTGTAGCCTCGCCTTCTTGCTCTTCCCCCTCTTTCTCCTTTACCCACTCCATTTCCTCGTCTCGGAGGTCGACGTTCGCCTGCTGCCATCGACTTCCGCGGTCCCGAAAGCAATGTCTTCGAAGTGGCGCTTCTTCCCGAGGAAACGGCGATGAG CCTGAAGGGGTTTTTCACAAGAGATATCCAGAGAGAGGGAACGATGAGAGGGCGTATCTGCTGCCTGATGGGGGTGGAGGAAAGGTGGTGTTCGAATCGGCCGGAGTGCAGAAGAAGGACAAGGGTCTGGTGTATAATCTCAAGGAACATCAG ATGGTCCAAAATTGGAGATGGAACAAGAAGAGGATTGATGATGAGGGGGTTGCGGCATTAATACAAGCACTGGGCCAGGAAAAGATGCCTGAAGTTGCTCCGAAACTCCTCATTGATTTGAAGTCCAAAGGTTTCGTGCCTGGCCGTGCCACCCTTTCATCTTTGGTGCTTTGTTATGCAAAAAATGGTCTCTTTCGACAAGCTAAGGCCATGTGGAGCGAGATCATAAATAGTTCATTCGTACCCAGCATTGAGGTTGTTTCAGGTCTAATGGATGCCTATGCTATGATGGGGCACTTTGATGAGATATCCACAATTGTTCATGAGACTGCCTCCCGACAAGATTTTGACTTCTCAAATGAGGTTTATTCATTAGCAGTCTCTTGCTTTGGGAAATCTGGACAACTTGAATTGATGGAGGCGATGGTAAAAGAGATGGTTTTGAGGGGTTTTAAGGTTGATTCCATGACCGGGAATGCTTTTGTCAAGTACTATAGTTTGTTTGGTTCGATAGAAGAGATGGAAGCCGCATATGGGCGCATGAAGAAGTCAAGAATTCTTATAGAGAAAGAAGCAATACGGGCGATGGCATCTGCTTATATAAGTGAGAGGAGGTTTTACAAATTAGGTGAGTTTTTGAGGGGTGTGGGTCTTGGCAGACGTAATGTGGGCAATCTTCTGTGGAACCTACTCTTGTTGTCTTATGCTGCCAATTTCAAAATGAAAAGCCTGCAGCGAGAATTTATAAGCATGGTGGGTGCTGGCTTTTCACCTGATCTCACTACCTTCAATATACGAGCTTTGGCATATTCAAGGATGTGCATGTTCTGGGATCTCCATCTAAGCATTGAACACATGAAGCATGAGGGTGTCATCCCGGATCTTGTGACATATGGTTGCCTTGTTGATGCTTACTTGGAGAGAAGGCTTGGAAGGAACCTATCTTTTGCTTTAGACAAAATGAATGCTGAGAGTGCTCCAGTGATGTTAACTGATCCGCTGGTGTTTGAGGCCCTTGGGAAGGGGGATTTCCATTCAAGCTCAGAGGCCCTGCTAGAG